A genomic window from Chrysoperla carnea chromosome 3, inChrCarn1.1, whole genome shotgun sequence includes:
- the LOC123295410 gene encoding myeloid differentiation primary response protein MyD88-like, which yields MESNLDYSNTSINALNKSKKILVEALNIPRATLNDEGVQKDWRGLLHYIGGDIGSISPVNPYPAEKVLEIWQFSKELAETYNVESLLNYLKQLDRWDIIDDILEFIDEDIRLYVEKKSISRNELFNNEPYIEDDPSALTISKENYDAFVLYHDNDEKDGEKLVKGLESKNIRCCTIDRDLLISQFQHDAITTLISKRCSKLVILITKSFLKSALFTYIEKYAQALGIERGTNKLIPLRYEKCDVPERLQFYYMIDFTKEATRTIDEYYNAQLIRVCRSINPDIPQIENTKVPARKVNIPEITDKRIVEKNQPRPTIDIAKPQSDNSIVEGDINRIITNTDLISNTITNKENINIDNIESHQKDDKINKVKNKRTQKKTVWKKIKKAFVKKKVQTALMEEN from the exons ATGGAATCTAATTTGGATTATTCCAATACATCAATTAATGCTTtgaataaatccaaaaaaatattggtaGAAGCATTAAACATACCAAGAGCGACTCTAAATGATGAAGGAGTGCAAAA aGATTGGCGAGGTTTATTACACTATATAGGAGGAGATATTGGATCTATATCACCTGTAAATCCTTATCCTGCTGAGAAGGTTTTAGAAATATGGCAATTTTCTAAAGAATTAGCTGAGACGTACAATGTAGAATCTTTactcaattatttaaaacagcTTGATCGTTGGGATATTATCGATGACATTCTAGAATTTATAG atgaAGATATTCGGTtgtatgtagaaaaaaaatcaatttctcgaAACGAATTATTCAACAATGAGCCGTATATTGAAGATGATCCTTCTGCTTTAActataagtaaagaaaattatgatgcCTTCGTTTTGTACCATGACAATGATGAAAAAGATGGAGAAAAACTTGTTAAAGGAttagaaagtaaaaatatacgATGTTGTACAATTGATCgagatttattaatttcacaatTTCAACATGACGCTATTACCACCTTAATTTCAAAACGTTGttcaaaattagttattttaattacgaaatcatttttaaagtctgccttatttacatatattgaaaaatatgcaCAAGCACTTGGAatag aaagaGGTACAAATAAGTTAATACCGTTGAGATACGAAAAATGTGACGTACCAGAacgtttacaattttattatatgattgATTTTACTAAAGAAGCAACACGAACAATAGATGAGTATTATAATGCTCAATTGATTCGAGTATGTCGTTCAATTAATCCAGACATACCCCAAATAGAAAATACTAAAGTACCTGCACGAAAAGTAAACATTCCAGAAATTACAGACAAACGAATTGTTGAAAAAAACCAGCCTAG gcCAACGATAGACATCGCTAAGCCACAATCTGATAATTCTATAGTTGAAGGTGATATCAATAGAATTATTACAAATACCGATTTAATAAGTAATACAATAaccaataaagaaaatataaatatagataatattGAATCTCATCAAAaagatgataaaataaataaagtcaaGAATAAAAGAACACAGAAAAAAACtgtatggaaaaaaattaaaaaagcatttgTAAAGAAGAAAGTACAAACAGCTTTAATGGAAGAAAATTAA
- the LOC123294549 gene encoding probable elongator complex protein 2, with protein MSDTRVKTIYTSCGSNKTPNVLDWGTNNLICYGAANAICIWDPKATQVICTLCKHTDRVNSVCWIRKCEEDNGPLDILSGSTDKTAILWRNIDGKYIPHVLAGHENGVTVVHGIYVNDVLYLVTASIDSTVKVWIELDGTFSCIQTINFPSGICISLRAHKISINNVDVPLLACSASNSKILLYSGQLNNENRYEFKIIETLVGHEGWINGMDFSTDDNGDILLASCSKDSYIRVWKLKKVDVSADTVENEKGTIQIDKKLITISLNEKAHTFTVSLESVLAGHEGWIYGIHWHPRINGKQPMKLLSSSMDRTIILWSQDPNSELWIDTVRVGEVGGNTLGFYGGKFSPNGNQILGYGYQGSFHLWSFNDVESTWNPDVIVGGHFNEVVDIAWEPQGQFLLSVSTDQTTRLHGLWIPNDDERWQFTSCWHEIARPQVHGYDMSCIAVLSRYQFASGAEEKIIRAFKAPTTFVKNFHNICKIKDDIEGNEIKDSILPKGASVPSLGLSNKAVYESDQKENIESNSKEAYPDTSFFNEIELIEPPTEENLIQNTLWPEVQKLYGHGFELYSMASTSDGQILASASKATKLEHAAILIWDTTEWKLVQKLLSHNLTVTQLSFSPDNNRLLSVSRDRRWSIFQKIEGTKNQFQLIACTDKKSAIHSRIIWCCSWSFDSKYFGTGSRDGKAVIWEADKVVAMKEVNGSILEQKNQSITALSIAPKCINGNYLVAVGFEIGIIVLYKWSLENGWTHWKVLEQENAHHKTVKRLTFRPLSASNNENILYLASCGSDHMVRIFEINVSEL; from the exons ATGTCAGATACACgtgtaaaaacaatttatacgTCTTGTGGCTCTAATAAAACTCCAAATGTTCTGGATTGgggaacaaataatttaatttgttatggTGCTGCAAATGCAATTTGTATATGGGATCCAAaa gcTACACAAGTTATTTGTACTCTATGCAAACATACAGATCGTGTGAATAGTGTATGCTGGATTCGAAAATGTGAAGAAGATAATGGACCTCTAGATATACTATCGGGATCAACAGATAAAACAGCCATTTTGTGGAGaaatattgatggaaaatatatACCACACGTTTTGGCAGGCCACGAGAATGGTGTGACAGTGGTTCATGGAATATATGTCAATGATGTATTGTATTTGGTGACAGCATCGATTGATTCAACTGTAAAAGTTTGGATAGAATTAGATG gAACATTTTCCTGTATACAAACCATTAACTTTCCATCTGGTATCTGTATATCTCTGCGAGCACACAAAATAAGTATCAATAATGTCGATGTACCTTTATTGGCTTGTTCTgcatcaaattctaaaattttgctttatagtGGACAgttaaataacgaaaatcgttatgaatttaaaataatcgaaaCTTTAGTTGGTCATGAAGGTTGGATTAATGGAATGGATTTTTCAACTGATg atAACGGTGATATTCTGTTAGCTAGTTGTTCAAAAGATTCGTACATTCGAgtttggaaattgaaaaaagttgatGTATCAGCCGATACTGTTGAAAACGAGAAAGGAACaattcaaattgataaaaagttaataacTATTTCATTAAATGAGAAAGCACATACATTTACTGTTTCTTTGGAATCCGTATTAGCTGGACATGAAGGTTGGATTTATGGTATACATTGGCATCCACGAATTAATGGTAAACAACCAATGAAATTACTTTCTTCGTCAATGGATAGAACCATTATATTATGGAGTCAAGATCCAAATTCTGAATTGTGGATAGATACGGTTCGAGTGGGTGAAGTTGGTGGAAATACTTTAGGATTTTATGGCGGTAAATTTTCACCAAATGGAAATCAAATTCTAGGATATGGATATCAAGGATCATTTCATTTATGGTCTTTTAATGAT GTTGAATCTACCTGGAATCCGGATGTTATTGTCGGTGGACATTTCAATGAAGTTGTGGATATTGCTTGGGAACCTCAAGGTCAATTTCTATTGTCTGTCAGTACAGATCAAACGACAAGACTTCATGGTTTATGGATTCCAAACGATGATGAACGTTGGCAATTTACA agTTGCTGGCATGAAATTGCACGACCACAAGTTCATGGATATGATATGTCGTGCATTGCAGTTCTTTCAAGATATCAATTTGCTTCAGGAgctgaagaaaaaataattcgagCATTTAAAGCACCTACAACTTTcgtaaaaaatttccataatatttgtaaaatcaaaGATGATATTGAAGGAAATGAAATTAAAG atTCAATATTACCAAAAGGAGCATCTGTTCCATCATTGGGCTTATCAAATAAAGCTGTTTATGAATCtgatcaaaaagaaaatatagaatCTAATTCAAAGGAAGCATATCCTGATACATCTTTCTTTAATGAAATAGAATTAATAGAACCACCTACAGAAGAAAATCTAATACAGAATACATTGTGGCCAgaagtacaaaaattatatgGCCATGGATTTGAATTGTATTCAATGGCTTCCACTTCTGATGGTCAAATTTTAGCGTCTGCATCCAAAGCAACAAAATTAGAACATGCTGCTATATTAATATGGGATACAACTGAATGGAAATTAGTGCAAAAACTTCTTTCTCATAATTTAACTGTAACACAATTATCATTTTCACCAGACAACAATCGATTGTTATCCGTATCACGAGATCGAAGATGGTCGATATTTCAAAAGATAGAAGGaactaaaaatcaatttcaattaattgcTTGTACAGATAAAAAAAGTGCTATTCATTCTCGTATCATTTGGTGTTGTTCCTGGTCATTTGACTCAAAATATTTCGGTACGGGATCTCGAGATGGAAAAGCTGTAATTTGGGAGGCTGATAAAGTAGTTGCTATGAAGGAGGTAAATGGAAGTATCCTAGAACAAAAGAATCAATCTATTACTGCGTTATCCATTGCACCTAAATGTATTAATGGAAATTACTTGGTGGCAGTTGGTTTTGAAATTGGTATTATTGTTCTATACAAATGGTCTTTGGAGAATGGTTGGACGCATTGGAAAGTTTTGGAACAAGAAAATGCACATCATAAAACTGTCAAAAGATTAACATTTCGTCCGTTATCAGCttcaaataatgaaaacattttatatttagctAGTTGTGGATCTGATCATATGGTccgaatatttgaaataaatgtttcagaattataa